One window from the genome of Sebastes umbrosus isolate fSebUmb1 chromosome 12, fSebUmb1.pri, whole genome shotgun sequence encodes:
- the LOC119498983 gene encoding eukaryotic translation initiation factor 4 gamma 1-like isoform X12: MNKPPQPIAGPTSVPNPSPSPGLTQAAYGPGQPPSLVFATPPPPQMNSAPQPRQFAAGPRTLHQQGGYRALQSYYQNRPAMATSAPRVQASSGPRPVGPTHVYPPTSQMMMISQQQLSFAGSPQGYFIPPGQYRAPYMPPTQQYPVTGGTPGFYPGTSPAEYPAYAGAYYPAQPQYSPSVQPAPVMINPAQQQQPAPPPQQPPAQPQGPPKRERKPIRIRDPNQGGRDITEEIMSGGRSTTTPTPPQASTADVSSAQINGEVTQPATTVTRRDENTEPPASAETPPPPAPVNTEPAEEAKEETDNQITPPAELAAQSVAPTAAVEVPSPLIKDLQSTASLPEAAAASTTTPAEAENTVDTKVSDTVDAPVGPSASLAAQEAPVQMEEPQAAPAPAEKVQEKEEKRTEDVKKLEKEEPVASAKLEPEVEVAATVPPVNEAKEETATKTETEVSPPPPSAQEPAAPQTQSVAPSSAPEPEPTPAEAAEPLLSNGLPQDTEELPEDVEFSDTTPLDKPDASQSQESTPVAKTALPVQEQEEEQEKKEEERKEKSEDAPPAPVSCPTEESTMQAATSVPKKRKNMKEFNKKENIGDLLDAFTEEQEAKPAPEPSSTSTQADPAPVAPPEPPAEVVDETWEEQEDKQNAVPKATPEPTDQKYQYKEEQWKPIDPEDKKRYDREFLLGFQFISASMNKPDGLPTISDVVLDKANKTPMRPPDPARMMNVGPDFTPSYLGNLGSRSVGGPRGPPPGPRRSQQGQRKEPRKIILSSMSLGDEVQLNKAEKAWKPAAKKSTRERAAEEEESDDPEQAKTQELFKRLRSILNKLTPQKFQELMKQVMDMTIDTEERLKGAIDLIFEKAISEPNFSVAYANMCRCLMGLKVPTSDKPGVFVNFRKLLLNRCQKEFEKDQDDDVIFEKKQKDMEAAKEGEERERLRVELQDSRDQARRRSLGNIKFIGELFKLKMLTEAIMHDCVVKLLKNHDEESLECLCRLFSTIGKDLDFEKAKPRMDQYFNQMDKIIKEKKTSSRIRFMLQDVLDLRKCNWVSRRGDQGPKTIEQIHKDAELEEQREHIKVQQQLLNRGSGGGGGGGGGGGGGGGGGGGGGRMGGNMGGRGSHTPGGGRPSQPQDEGWNTVPISKNRPIDTTRLSKITKPGSLDFNTTLLAPGGKGMWGSWGKGSSGGTGAKPASGEPESGRPATSTVNRFSALQQSGSQVSSSDSDRRAPQRSSSSRERAGERERGDRDRDRFDRFDRSEGREGRDDRSNRNQITKRSFSRESQERGGRTGDLRALTEPVRRVASMTDTRDRGSRDRGSRDRGSRDRGSRDRGSRDRGSVDSGSGDQGSRDRGSRDRGSEDRAPSKDLPAVKRESAPTPPPSLPKPALSEEELEKKSNAIIEEYLHINDLKEALQCVTELNSASLLYVFVRNGVESTLERSTVAREHMGMLLHQLVKAEVLPTEQYYKGLEETLEAAEDTAIDIPHIWLYLAELIIPMLHEGGIPMGQLFREISKPLVPLGQAGVMLVQILKLLCKEMTPKKVGAMWTEGGLNWSDFLPEDEDVNKFVTEQKVEFTTGEETESKEVDEKKVLTGEELSKQLDRLIQDKANNQRIRDWAEANLDEQQTASNQFVRALMTSVCQSAIICDSPYRVDARQIGQRASLLQRYLSDEQKELQALYALQALMVHMEQPANLLRMFFDALYDEDVIKEEAFYKWETSKDPAEQTGKGVALKSVTAFFTWLREAEEESDKE, translated from the exons ATGAACAAACCACCACAGCCTATAGCGGGACCCACTTCTGTCCCAAACCCTTCCCCATCCCCTGGATTGACACAG GCCGCCTACGGTCCAGGACAGCCCCCTTCTCTTGTTTTTGctacccctccacctccacaaaTGAACTCTGCACCGCAGCCAAGACAG TTTGCTGCAGGCCCCCGTACTTTACACCAACAG GGTGGATACAGAGCGTTACAG AGTTACTATCAGAACCGACCAGCCATGGCCACCAGTGCTCCAAGGGTACAGGCGAGTAGCGGCCCACGACCTGTCGGACCTACTCATGTCTACCCACCCACCTcccagatgatgatgatttccCAGCAGCAGCTGTCTTTTGCTGGCTCCCCTCAGGGCTACTTCATCCCCCCTGGACAG tACCGGGCCCCATATATGCCTCCAACTCAGCAGTATCCTGTGACCGGCGGTACACCAGGCTTCTATCCGGGAACTAGCCCTGCTGAATACCCTGCTTATG CAGGAGCATACTATCCAGCTCAGCCGCAGTACTCTCCGTCTGTCCAGCCGGCACCGGTCATGATCAACCCCGCCCAGCAACAGCAACCAGCCCCGCCTCCTCAGCAACCACCGGCACAGCCACAAGGGCCACCAAAGAGGGAACGCAAACCG ATAAGGATACGAGACCCCAACCAGGGCGGGCGTGATATCACAGAGGAGATCATGTCAGGTGGAAGGTCCACCACCACACCGACTCCCCCACAG GCCTCCACTGCAGATGTAAGCTCTGCTCAGATCAATGGTGAAGTTACACAGCCTGCCACTACAGTGACTAGAAGAG ATGAAAACACTGAGCCCCCTGCTAGCGCTGAAACCCCGCCACCTCCTGCTCCAGTAAATACAGAGCCAGCGGAGGAGGCCAAAGAGGAAACGGACAACCAGATAACACCGCCTGCTGAGTTAGCCGCACAATCTGTAGCCCCAACAGCCGCTGTTGAGGTGCCATCCCCATTGATAAAGGACCTGCAGTCTACCGCTTCCCTgcctgaagcagcagcagcatctacTACTACTCCTGCTGAAGCAGAAAATACAGTTGATACTAAAGTTAGTGACACAGTAGACGCTCCTGTCGGCCCTTCAGCATCATTAGCAGCACAAGAGGCGCCTGTCCAAATGGAAGAACCACAGgctgctccagctccagctgagAAGGtacaagaaaaggaagaaaagagaacAGAGGACGTGAAGAAATTGGAAAAAGAGGAGCCGGTGGCCAGCGCTAAGTTGGAGCCTGAAGTTGAGGTTGCTGCAACGGTTCCCCCTGTTAACGAGGCAAAGGAAGAAACGGCTACAAAGACCGAAACTGAAgtctctccacctccaccctctGCACAGGAACCTGCTGCTCCACAGACCCAGAGCGTTGCCCCGAGCTCTGCCCCTGAACCTGAACCCACACCGGCTGAAGCGGCAGAGCCTCTTCTCTCCAACGGCCTTCCTCAGGACACTGAGGAACTGCCTGAGGATGTGGAATTTTCAGACACTACACCCCTTGACAAGCCTGATGCTTCTCAATCTCAGGAATCCACACCTGTGGCTAAAACGGCATTGCCTGtccaggagcaggaggaagaacaggagaagaaggaggaagagaggaaggagaaaagcGAGGATGCCCCTCCTGCCCCTGTTAGCTGCCCTACAGAGGAATCTACTATGCAAG CTGCAACGTCTGTgccaaagaagaggaagaacatGAAGGAGTTCAACAAGAAGGAGAACATTGGAGACCTCCTGGATGCCTTCACAGAG GAGCAAGAAGCCAAGCCTGCTCCTGAGCCCTCGTCCACTTCCACTCAGGCCGACCCGGCCCCTGTTGCTCCACCTGAACCTCCCGCTGAGGTTGTAGATGAGACCTGGGAGGAGCAAGAGGACAAGCAGAATGCAGTACCTAAAGCCACACCTGAGCCAACTGATCAGAAATACCAGTACAAAGAAG AACAATGGAAGCCGATAGACCCAGAAGACAAGAAGCGGTACGACAGGGAGTTCCTCCTGGGCTTCCAGTTCATCAGCGCCAGTATGAACAAACCTGATGGCCTGCCGACCATCAGTGATGTGGTCCTGGACAAG GCAAACAAGACTCCGATGCGGCCTCCTGACCCAGCTCGGATGATGAATGTTGGTCCTGATTTTACTCCCTCGTATTTGGGGAACCTTGGGAGCAGATCAGTGGGAGGACCACGAGGCCCG CCACCTGGGCCGCGTCGCTCCCAGCAGGGTCAGAGGAAAGAGCCCAGGAAAATCATCCTCAGCAGCATGTCCCTCGGTGACGAAGTGCAGCTCAACAAGGCTGAGAAGGCCTGGAAGCCCGCGGCGAAAAAGTCCACTCGAGAACGCGccgcagaggaagaggaaagtgaTGATCCCGAACAGGCCAAGACTCAAGAGCTGTTCAAGCGTCTACGCAGTATCCTCAACAAGCTGACCCCTCAGAAGTTTCAGGAGCTGATGAAACAAGTGATGGATATGACGATAGACACGGAGGAGAGGCTGAAGGGTGCCATTGACCTCATCTTTGAGAAGGCCATCTCAGAGCCGAACTTCTCTGTGGCCTACGCCAACATGTGCCGCTGCCTTATGGGG TTGAAAGTCCCCACCTCAGACAAGCCAGGAGTTTTTGTGAACTTCCGCAAACTGCTGCTCAACCGCTGCCAGAAAGAGTTTGAGAAGGACCAGGACGATGATGTAATCTTtgagaaaaagcaaaaagacaTGGAGGCTGCCAAAGAA GGAGAGGAGCGTGAGCGCTTGAGGGTGGAGCTGCAGGATTCCAGAGACCAGGCCCGCCGCCGTTCACTGGGTAACATAAAGTTCATTGGCGAGCTCTTCAAGCTGAAGATGCTGACAGAGGCCATCATGCACGACTGTGTAGTGAAACTACTGAAGAATCATGATGAAGAGTCTTTGGAGTGTCTCTGCAGGCTGTTCTCCACAATTGGTAAAGACCTGGACTTTGAGAAGGCCAAG CCTCGCATGGATCAGTACTTCAACCAGATGGACAAGATCATCAAAGAGAAAAAGACCTCATCCAGAATCCGCTTCATGCTACAAGACGTCTTGGACCTCAGAAag TGTAACTGGGTGTCTCGTAGAGGAGACCAGGGTCCTAAAACAATCGAACAGATCCACAAGGACGCAgagctggaggagcagagggaaCACATCAAAGTCCAGCAGCAGCTTCTGAAcagaggaagtggaggaggtggaggaggtggtggaggaggtggtggaggaggaggaggaggaggaggaggcggcagGATGGGAGGGAACATGGGGGGCCGAGGCTCCCACACACCAGGAGGTGGCCGGCCTAGCCAGCCTCAGGATGAGGGATGGAACACGGTGCCCATCTCCAAGAACAGACCCATCGACACCACCCGCCTTAGCAAGATCACAAAG CCTGGTTCTCTGGACTTCAACACTACACTGTTGGCTCCAGGGGGAAAAGGCATGTGGGGCAGCTGGGGCAAAGGCAGCAGTGGAGGAACTGGAGCGAAACCAGCAAGCGGAGAGCCGG AATCTGGTCGTCCAGCCACCAGCACCGTCAACCGCTTCTCAGCCCTGCAACAGTCTGGTTCGCAGGTGTCTTCATCTGACTCTGACCGCAGAGCTCCTCAGAG GTCAAGCTCCAGCCGTGAGCGTGCTGGCGAACGAGAAAGGGGCGATCGCGACAGGGATCGCTTTGACAGATTCGATCGCAGCGAGGGACGGGAAGGTCGCGACGACAGGAGCAACCGCAACCAAATCACCAAGAGAAGCTTCAGCAGAGAGTCACAGGAGCGCGGCGGGAGGACCGGAGACCTCCGGGCCTTGACTGAGCCTGTGCGCCGCGTGGCCAGCATGACCGACACCAGGGACCGAGGAAGCCGGGACCGAGGAAGCAGGGACCGAGGAAGCAGGGACCGAGGAAGCAGAGACCGAGGaagcagagacagaggaagCGTCGACAGCGGAAGCGGGGACCAAGGAAGCAGAGACCGAGGAAGCAGAGATCGAGGAAGTGAGGACAGAGCCCCAAGCAAAGATCTCCCAG cAGTTAAGCGTGAGAGCGCccccactcctcctccctctcttccaaAACCTGCCTTGAGTGAAGAGGAGTTGGAGAAGAAGTCGAACGCCATCATTGAAGAATACCTCCACATTAATGACTTGAAG GAGGCGTTGCAGTGTGTGACAGAACTCAACAGTGCCTCACTGCTCTACGTGTTTGTGCGGAACGGCGTGGAGTCGACGCTTGAGCGCAGCACCGTGGCTAGAGAGCACATGGGCATGTTGCTGCACCAGCTCGTAAAGGCAGAGGTATTGCCCACAGAGCAGTACTACAAAGG GCTAGAAGAGACCCTGGAGGCTGCGGAAGACACGGCCATAGATATACCTCACATCTGGCTCTACCTGGCTGAACTCATTATCCCCATGCTCCATGAGGGAGGCATCCCTATGGGACAGCTCTTCAG GGAGATCTCCAAGCCTCTCGTGCCTCTGGGGCAGGCTGGCGTGATGCTGGTACAGATCCTCAAGTTGCTCTGCAAAGAAATG ACCCCTAAGAAGGTCGGGGCCATGTGGACAGAGGGTGGGCTGAATTGGAGTGATTTCCTTCCCGAGGATGAAGACGTCAACAAGTTTGTCACTGAGCAG AAAGTGGAGTTCACCACTGGAGAGGAGACGGAGTCAAAGGAAGTGGATGAGAAGAAGGTCctcactggagaggagctcaGCAAACAGCTGGACAGACTCATCCAGGACAAAGCCAACAACCAGCGCATCAGAGACTGGGCTGAG gctAACTTGGACGAGCAGCAAACTGCTTCCAACCAGTTCGTACGAGCACTGATGAcgtcagtgtgtcagtctgcCATCATAT GTGACAGCCCGTACAGGGTGGATGCACGGCAGATCGGCCAGAGAGCCAGTCTGCTGCAGAGATACCTGTCTGATGAGCAGAAGGAGCTGCAGGCCCTCTACGCCCTCCAGGCTCTGATGGTGCACATGGAGCAGCCAGCGA ACCTCCTGCGGATGTTCTTTGACGCCTTGTACGACGAAGACGTTATTAAAGAGGAGGCCTTCTACAAATGGGAAACCAGCAAAGACCCTGCGGAGCAAACAGGCAAAggtgtggccttgaaatcagtCACCGCCTTCTTCACCTGGCTCCGCGAGGCCGAGGAGGAGTCTGACAAGGAGTAA
- the LOC119498983 gene encoding eukaryotic translation initiation factor 4 gamma 1-like isoform X10: MNKPPQPIAGPTSVPNPSPSPGLTQAAYGPGQPPSLVFATPPPPQMNSAPQPRQSYYQNRPAMATSAPRVQASSGPRPVGPTHVYPPTSQMMMISQQQLSFAGSPQGYFIPPGQYRAPYMPPTQQYPVTGGTPGFYPGTSPAEYPAYEPSLAARERRGGGGRGGGRENGRLSLHGAPLTSQRYPAGAYYPAQPQYSPSVQPAPVMINPAQQQQPAPPPQQPPAQPQGPPKRERKPVVCHNKRAARLLSEIRIRDPNQGGRDITEEIMSGGRSTTTPTPPQASTADVSSAQINGEVTQPATTVTRRDENTEPPASAETPPPPAPVNTEPAEEAKEETDNQITPPAELAAQSVAPTAAVEVPSPLIKDLQSTASLPEAAAASTTTPAEAENTVDTKVSDTVDAPVGPSASLAAQEAPVQMEEPQAAPAPAEKVQEKEEKRTEDVKKLEKEEPVASAKLEPEVEVAATVPPVNEAKEETATKTETEVSPPPPSAQEPAAPQTQSVAPSSAPEPEPTPAEAAEPLLSNGLPQDTEELPEDVEFSDTTPLDKPDASQSQESTPVAKTALPVQEQEEEQEKKEEERKEKSEDAPPAPVSCPTEESTMQAATSVPKKRKNMKEFNKKENIGDLLDAFTEEQEAKPAPEPSSTSTQADPAPVAPPEPPAEVVDETWEEQEDKQNAVPKATPEPTDQKYQYKEEQWKPIDPEDKKRYDREFLLGFQFISASMNKPDGLPTISDVVLDKANKTPMRPPDPARMMNVGPDFTPSYLGNLGSRSVGGPRGPPPGPRRSQQGQRKEPRKIILSSMSLGDEVQLNKAEKAWKPAAKKSTRERAAEEEESDDPEQAKTQELFKRLRSILNKLTPQKFQELMKQVMDMTIDTEERLKGAIDLIFEKAISEPNFSVAYANMCRCLMGLKVPTSDKPGVFVNFRKLLLNRCQKEFEKDQDDDVIFEKKQKDMEAAKEGEERERLRVELQDSRDQARRRSLGNIKFIGELFKLKMLTEAIMHDCVVKLLKNHDEESLECLCRLFSTIGKDLDFEKAKPRMDQYFNQMDKIIKEKKTSSRIRFMLQDVLDLRKCNWVSRRGDQGPKTIEQIHKDAELEEQREHIKVQQQLLNRGSGGGGGGGGGGGGGGGGGGGGGRMGGNMGGRGSHTPGGGRPSQPQDEGWNTVPISKNRPIDTTRLSKITKPGSLDFNTTLLAPGGKGMWGSWGKGSSGGTGAKPASGEPESGRPATSTVNRFSALQQSGSQVSSSDSDRRAPQRSSSSRERAGERERGDRDRDRFDRFDRSEGREGRDDRSNRNQITKRSFSRESQERGGRTGDLRALTEPVRRVASMTDTRDRGSRDRGSRDRGSRDRGSRDRGSRDRGSVDSGSGDQGSRDRGSRDRGSEDRAPSKDLPAVKRESAPTPPPSLPKPALSEEELEKKSNAIIEEYLHINDLKEALQCVTELNSASLLYVFVRNGVESTLERSTVAREHMGMLLHQLVKAEVLPTEQYYKGLEETLEAAEDTAIDIPHIWLYLAELIIPMLHEGGIPMGQLFREISKPLVPLGQAGVMLVQILKLLCKEMTPKKVGAMWTEGGLNWSDFLPEDEDVNKFVTEQKVEFTTGEETESKEVDEKKVLTGEELSKQLDRLIQDKANNQRIRDWAEANLDEQQTASNQFVRALMTSVCQSAIICDSPYRVDARQIGQRASLLQRYLSDEQKELQALYALQALMVHMEQPANLLRMFFDALYDEDVIKEEAFYKWETSKDPAEQTGKGVALKSVTAFFTWLREAEEESDKE; the protein is encoded by the exons ATGAACAAACCACCACAGCCTATAGCGGGACCCACTTCTGTCCCAAACCCTTCCCCATCCCCTGGATTGACACAG GCCGCCTACGGTCCAGGACAGCCCCCTTCTCTTGTTTTTGctacccctccacctccacaaaTGAACTCTGCACCGCAGCCAAGACAG AGTTACTATCAGAACCGACCAGCCATGGCCACCAGTGCTCCAAGGGTACAGGCGAGTAGCGGCCCACGACCTGTCGGACCTACTCATGTCTACCCACCCACCTcccagatgatgatgatttccCAGCAGCAGCTGTCTTTTGCTGGCTCCCCTCAGGGCTACTTCATCCCCCCTGGACAG tACCGGGCCCCATATATGCCTCCAACTCAGCAGTATCCTGTGACCGGCGGTACACCAGGCTTCTATCCGGGAACTAGCCCTGCTGAATACCCTGCTTATG AGCCCTCTCTTGCTGCGAGGGAGAGGCGGGGTGGCGGGGGGAGAGGGGGCGGGCGAGAGAACggccgtctctctctccacgGTGCTCCTCTCACCTCCCAGCGCTACCCTG CAGGAGCATACTATCCAGCTCAGCCGCAGTACTCTCCGTCTGTCCAGCCGGCACCGGTCATGATCAACCCCGCCCAGCAACAGCAACCAGCCCCGCCTCCTCAGCAACCACCGGCACAGCCACAAGGGCCACCAAAGAGGGAACGCAAACCGGTAGTGTGTCACAACAAAAGGGCAGCGCGCCTCTTGTCTGAg ATAAGGATACGAGACCCCAACCAGGGCGGGCGTGATATCACAGAGGAGATCATGTCAGGTGGAAGGTCCACCACCACACCGACTCCCCCACAG GCCTCCACTGCAGATGTAAGCTCTGCTCAGATCAATGGTGAAGTTACACAGCCTGCCACTACAGTGACTAGAAGAG ATGAAAACACTGAGCCCCCTGCTAGCGCTGAAACCCCGCCACCTCCTGCTCCAGTAAATACAGAGCCAGCGGAGGAGGCCAAAGAGGAAACGGACAACCAGATAACACCGCCTGCTGAGTTAGCCGCACAATCTGTAGCCCCAACAGCCGCTGTTGAGGTGCCATCCCCATTGATAAAGGACCTGCAGTCTACCGCTTCCCTgcctgaagcagcagcagcatctacTACTACTCCTGCTGAAGCAGAAAATACAGTTGATACTAAAGTTAGTGACACAGTAGACGCTCCTGTCGGCCCTTCAGCATCATTAGCAGCACAAGAGGCGCCTGTCCAAATGGAAGAACCACAGgctgctccagctccagctgagAAGGtacaagaaaaggaagaaaagagaacAGAGGACGTGAAGAAATTGGAAAAAGAGGAGCCGGTGGCCAGCGCTAAGTTGGAGCCTGAAGTTGAGGTTGCTGCAACGGTTCCCCCTGTTAACGAGGCAAAGGAAGAAACGGCTACAAAGACCGAAACTGAAgtctctccacctccaccctctGCACAGGAACCTGCTGCTCCACAGACCCAGAGCGTTGCCCCGAGCTCTGCCCCTGAACCTGAACCCACACCGGCTGAAGCGGCAGAGCCTCTTCTCTCCAACGGCCTTCCTCAGGACACTGAGGAACTGCCTGAGGATGTGGAATTTTCAGACACTACACCCCTTGACAAGCCTGATGCTTCTCAATCTCAGGAATCCACACCTGTGGCTAAAACGGCATTGCCTGtccaggagcaggaggaagaacaggagaagaaggaggaagagaggaaggagaaaagcGAGGATGCCCCTCCTGCCCCTGTTAGCTGCCCTACAGAGGAATCTACTATGCAAG CTGCAACGTCTGTgccaaagaagaggaagaacatGAAGGAGTTCAACAAGAAGGAGAACATTGGAGACCTCCTGGATGCCTTCACAGAG GAGCAAGAAGCCAAGCCTGCTCCTGAGCCCTCGTCCACTTCCACTCAGGCCGACCCGGCCCCTGTTGCTCCACCTGAACCTCCCGCTGAGGTTGTAGATGAGACCTGGGAGGAGCAAGAGGACAAGCAGAATGCAGTACCTAAAGCCACACCTGAGCCAACTGATCAGAAATACCAGTACAAAGAAG AACAATGGAAGCCGATAGACCCAGAAGACAAGAAGCGGTACGACAGGGAGTTCCTCCTGGGCTTCCAGTTCATCAGCGCCAGTATGAACAAACCTGATGGCCTGCCGACCATCAGTGATGTGGTCCTGGACAAG GCAAACAAGACTCCGATGCGGCCTCCTGACCCAGCTCGGATGATGAATGTTGGTCCTGATTTTACTCCCTCGTATTTGGGGAACCTTGGGAGCAGATCAGTGGGAGGACCACGAGGCCCG CCACCTGGGCCGCGTCGCTCCCAGCAGGGTCAGAGGAAAGAGCCCAGGAAAATCATCCTCAGCAGCATGTCCCTCGGTGACGAAGTGCAGCTCAACAAGGCTGAGAAGGCCTGGAAGCCCGCGGCGAAAAAGTCCACTCGAGAACGCGccgcagaggaagaggaaagtgaTGATCCCGAACAGGCCAAGACTCAAGAGCTGTTCAAGCGTCTACGCAGTATCCTCAACAAGCTGACCCCTCAGAAGTTTCAGGAGCTGATGAAACAAGTGATGGATATGACGATAGACACGGAGGAGAGGCTGAAGGGTGCCATTGACCTCATCTTTGAGAAGGCCATCTCAGAGCCGAACTTCTCTGTGGCCTACGCCAACATGTGCCGCTGCCTTATGGGG TTGAAAGTCCCCACCTCAGACAAGCCAGGAGTTTTTGTGAACTTCCGCAAACTGCTGCTCAACCGCTGCCAGAAAGAGTTTGAGAAGGACCAGGACGATGATGTAATCTTtgagaaaaagcaaaaagacaTGGAGGCTGCCAAAGAA GGAGAGGAGCGTGAGCGCTTGAGGGTGGAGCTGCAGGATTCCAGAGACCAGGCCCGCCGCCGTTCACTGGGTAACATAAAGTTCATTGGCGAGCTCTTCAAGCTGAAGATGCTGACAGAGGCCATCATGCACGACTGTGTAGTGAAACTACTGAAGAATCATGATGAAGAGTCTTTGGAGTGTCTCTGCAGGCTGTTCTCCACAATTGGTAAAGACCTGGACTTTGAGAAGGCCAAG CCTCGCATGGATCAGTACTTCAACCAGATGGACAAGATCATCAAAGAGAAAAAGACCTCATCCAGAATCCGCTTCATGCTACAAGACGTCTTGGACCTCAGAAag TGTAACTGGGTGTCTCGTAGAGGAGACCAGGGTCCTAAAACAATCGAACAGATCCACAAGGACGCAgagctggaggagcagagggaaCACATCAAAGTCCAGCAGCAGCTTCTGAAcagaggaagtggaggaggtggaggaggtggtggaggaggtggtggaggaggaggaggaggaggaggaggcggcagGATGGGAGGGAACATGGGGGGCCGAGGCTCCCACACACCAGGAGGTGGCCGGCCTAGCCAGCCTCAGGATGAGGGATGGAACACGGTGCCCATCTCCAAGAACAGACCCATCGACACCACCCGCCTTAGCAAGATCACAAAG CCTGGTTCTCTGGACTTCAACACTACACTGTTGGCTCCAGGGGGAAAAGGCATGTGGGGCAGCTGGGGCAAAGGCAGCAGTGGAGGAACTGGAGCGAAACCAGCAAGCGGAGAGCCGG AATCTGGTCGTCCAGCCACCAGCACCGTCAACCGCTTCTCAGCCCTGCAACAGTCTGGTTCGCAGGTGTCTTCATCTGACTCTGACCGCAGAGCTCCTCAGAG GTCAAGCTCCAGCCGTGAGCGTGCTGGCGAACGAGAAAGGGGCGATCGCGACAGGGATCGCTTTGACAGATTCGATCGCAGCGAGGGACGGGAAGGTCGCGACGACAGGAGCAACCGCAACCAAATCACCAAGAGAAGCTTCAGCAGAGAGTCACAGGAGCGCGGCGGGAGGACCGGAGACCTCCGGGCCTTGACTGAGCCTGTGCGCCGCGTGGCCAGCATGACCGACACCAGGGACCGAGGAAGCCGGGACCGAGGAAGCAGGGACCGAGGAAGCAGGGACCGAGGAAGCAGAGACCGAGGaagcagagacagaggaagCGTCGACAGCGGAAGCGGGGACCAAGGAAGCAGAGACCGAGGAAGCAGAGATCGAGGAAGTGAGGACAGAGCCCCAAGCAAAGATCTCCCAG cAGTTAAGCGTGAGAGCGCccccactcctcctccctctcttccaaAACCTGCCTTGAGTGAAGAGGAGTTGGAGAAGAAGTCGAACGCCATCATTGAAGAATACCTCCACATTAATGACTTGAAG GAGGCGTTGCAGTGTGTGACAGAACTCAACAGTGCCTCACTGCTCTACGTGTTTGTGCGGAACGGCGTGGAGTCGACGCTTGAGCGCAGCACCGTGGCTAGAGAGCACATGGGCATGTTGCTGCACCAGCTCGTAAAGGCAGAGGTATTGCCCACAGAGCAGTACTACAAAGG GCTAGAAGAGACCCTGGAGGCTGCGGAAGACACGGCCATAGATATACCTCACATCTGGCTCTACCTGGCTGAACTCATTATCCCCATGCTCCATGAGGGAGGCATCCCTATGGGACAGCTCTTCAG GGAGATCTCCAAGCCTCTCGTGCCTCTGGGGCAGGCTGGCGTGATGCTGGTACAGATCCTCAAGTTGCTCTGCAAAGAAATG ACCCCTAAGAAGGTCGGGGCCATGTGGACAGAGGGTGGGCTGAATTGGAGTGATTTCCTTCCCGAGGATGAAGACGTCAACAAGTTTGTCACTGAGCAG AAAGTGGAGTTCACCACTGGAGAGGAGACGGAGTCAAAGGAAGTGGATGAGAAGAAGGTCctcactggagaggagctcaGCAAACAGCTGGACAGACTCATCCAGGACAAAGCCAACAACCAGCGCATCAGAGACTGGGCTGAG gctAACTTGGACGAGCAGCAAACTGCTTCCAACCAGTTCGTACGAGCACTGATGAcgtcagtgtgtcagtctgcCATCATAT GTGACAGCCCGTACAGGGTGGATGCACGGCAGATCGGCCAGAGAGCCAGTCTGCTGCAGAGATACCTGTCTGATGAGCAGAAGGAGCTGCAGGCCCTCTACGCCCTCCAGGCTCTGATGGTGCACATGGAGCAGCCAGCGA ACCTCCTGCGGATGTTCTTTGACGCCTTGTACGACGAAGACGTTATTAAAGAGGAGGCCTTCTACAAATGGGAAACCAGCAAAGACCCTGCGGAGCAAACAGGCAAAggtgtggccttgaaatcagtCACCGCCTTCTTCACCTGGCTCCGCGAGGCCGAGGAGGAGTCTGACAAGGAGTAA